DNA sequence from the Verrucomicrobiota bacterium genome:
CCTCCTTGATGCCGGGGTACACTTCGGCCACCAAGTCCGTCGCTGGAATCCGAACTTCAAACCATTCCTGTTTGATCATCGGAACGGCATCTCGATCATTGATCTCGAGAAGACCTTTGCCCAACTGGAGCTCGCCTCTGAATTTCTGACCGCGACGGTCAAGAGCGGCAAAAATGTGCTCTTCGTTGGCACAAAACGGCAAGCGCAGGAAATTATCCGCGAGGCTGCTTCGGAAACCCGCATGCCTTTCTGTGTCAATCGCTGGATGGGTGGCACCCTGACCAATTTTGCTACCATCAAAAGTAGCCTTCAAAAGTACCGCCGGTTCCTCTCCATGGAAAAGGACGGCTCTCTGAACGATCTCCCCAAAAAGGAAGGCGCGGCCATTCGTCGTCAGATGATTCGGATGAACCGTAACTTCGAGGGAATCCTCGATATCGAAGAGATTCCCTCAGCGCTCTTTGTCGTCGACGTTAAGAACGAAGAGATTGCAGTCGAAGAGGCTCAGCGCCTGGGTATCCCGGTCATTGGCCTTGTCGACACAAACTCGGACCCATCCCTGGTTGATTTCCCAATCCCAGGTAACGACGATGCAGCCAAGTCGATTCGAATCGTCGTAGAAGCGATCATCGAAGCGATCCAAAACGGGCTGGAAAGCCGCGAAGCGGTCGCAATGCCGAAGGCCTCTGGACCGATGATCACGCGAAATACATTTTCCGAGGTAGAAAGCGAAGGAGAAGTAACCTTGCCCAAAGGTTTTACTCCCGAAGAAGAAGACGCTGCGGAAGCCAAATGAAACTCCCATTTCCCATACTAAATGAGCCAAATAAGCGCTAAACTCGTTGCCGATCTCCGCGCGCAAACTGGAGCCGGTCTTATGGACTGCAAAAAAGCCCTCGTGGAATCCGACGGGGATGCCGAAGAGGCTGTAGCGATTCTCCGTAAGAAAGGTGTCGCAACTGCTGCGAAAAAAGCCGGAAGAGATGCCAGCGAAGGCGTAATCGAGTCCTACATCCACCTTGGTGGCAAAGTGGGTGTGTTGGTAGAACTTAAATGTGAGACCGATTTCGTCGCGAAGAACGACGACTTCAAAGCTTTGACCAAAGACATCGCTATGCACATTGCAGCGGCTTCCCCGCTTTACGTGAGCCGTGAGGATGTACCCGAAGAGGTTGTCGAGAAGGAGCGCGAGATCGCAGCCGGACAAGCAGAAGGCAAACCTCCTCAAGCGATTCAAAAGATTGTCGAGGGAAAGCTCGACAAATACTTCTCAACAATTTGTCTGCTCGAGCAGCCGTTCGTTAAGAATCCGGATCAATCGATTCGTGACGTCCTCACCGAAAACGTCTCCAAGCTCGGCGAAAATCTAGTCGTCGGTC
Encoded proteins:
- the rpsB gene encoding 30S ribosomal protein S2, which codes for MNITPKDLLDAGVHFGHQVRRWNPNFKPFLFDHRNGISIIDLEKTFAQLELASEFLTATVKSGKNVLFVGTKRQAQEIIREAASETRMPFCVNRWMGGTLTNFATIKSSLQKYRRFLSMEKDGSLNDLPKKEGAAIRRQMIRMNRNFEGILDIEEIPSALFVVDVKNEEIAVEEAQRLGIPVIGLVDTNSDPSLVDFPIPGNDDAAKSIRIVVEAIIEAIQNGLESREAVAMPKASGPMITRNTFSEVESEGEVTLPKGFTPEEEDAAEAK
- the tsf gene encoding translation elongation factor Ts encodes the protein MSQISAKLVADLRAQTGAGLMDCKKALVESDGDAEEAVAILRKKGVATAAKKAGRDASEGVIESYIHLGGKVGVLVELKCETDFVAKNDDFKALTKDIAMHIAAASPLYVSREDVPEEVVEKEREIAAGQAEGKPPQAIQKIVEGKLDKYFSTICLLEQPFVKNPDQSIRDVLTENVSKLGENLVVGRFSRFQLGE